From Pagrus major chromosome 6, Pma_NU_1.0, one genomic window encodes:
- the mdfic2 gene encoding myoD family inhibitor domain-containing protein 2, translated as MDQMADEMTLRADVKDKGRVNTAEESSTWARGERIQNEAGASDWRLGVPAETEHGKTSRSADAQRPRECNIPSSPLFSLKTYQRRSSSASSSTMDSLSSQQSNVGVDCAGIVLKCLFCRFYDLFLMLPESCERVAKRCCPDYKQVMESTPSSNEDSYLDWDCGLLSSCQDTSECLELAMEISEICYH; from the exons ATGGACCAGATGGCAGATGAAATGACTCTGAGAGCCGATGTGAAAGACAAAGGGAGAGTAAACACTGCAGAGGAGAGCTCTACGTGGGCGAGAGGAG AAAGGATACAAAATGAAGCTGGAGCCAGTGACTGGAGACTTGGTGTGCCTGCAGAAACTGAGCATGGCAAGACAAGTAGAAGTGCAGACGCTCAGCGGCCGAGAGAGTGCAACATCCCTTCATCCCCTCTGTTCTCTTTGAAAACGTACCAAAGGAGATCTTCCTCTGCATCCTCCTCCACCATGGACTCTCTGTCTTCTCAGCAGAGCAACGTAGGAG TTGACTGTGCAGGAATTGTCCTGAAATGTCTCTTCTGCCGGTTCTACGATTTGTTCCTCATGCTCCCCGAATCCTGCGAGAGAGTTGCCAAACGCTGCTGCCCTGACTACAAGCAAGTCATGGAGTCTACACCCAGTAGTAATGAAGACTCTTACCTGGACTGGGACTGTGGTCTACTCAGCTCCTGTCAAGATACAAGTGAATGCCTGGAGCTGGCTATGGAGATTTCTGAGATATGCTATCACTAG